The DNA region CCAACTCTAAGCCGCAGTCTGGACAAGTTAGAACTTCGCCCTTTATCACATCCTTTGGCGCATCAAACTCACAATCGCATTCAATGCACTTGACTTTCATATCTCAACACCAACAGTTATCTCTTTAGCTACGCAATGGTTAGTTTTAAGAGAACTAGTCTTAGATAAATATAGTTTACGCCACAGCTTACCGAATCGGGGCATTTTATAAAAAAAAGGAGGATGTTTGTTATAGAGTTGACACTGTGGCTTTCTGGTCGACTTTGAATTTAGACTTCTTAAAGTCTTCTTCCCCAACCCTGACTATGTTCTTCCCTTCATCTTCAGGTAGCGCCTT from Candidatus Bathyarchaeia archaeon includes:
- a CDS encoding lysine biosynthesis protein LysW, which produces MKVKCIECDCEFDAPKDVIKGEVLTCPDCGLELEVVNINSDPLEVKKAQVAGEDWGE